CCACACCCACACTGTCGAGTCATTTTGAGCCGCGCTTGAATGATTGGTTGTTGCGTGTATGCAACGAGTGACGCTTGGAATGTGTTTTCTTTTACGAGAGCTTTCCGAAACACTTTAAACCACTCAAAATGATTAAGGGATGAGTGAGATTTACTAAAAAAAAAAGATGAGTGAGATATGATTATCCAAAGATGGTCACTTAAGAATGAAATAACGCCGGGCTAGTTTTGTTTAgagctgttcacgaaccgagctgttcgcgaacaagctcgagctcggctcgttaagggCTTATTCGACTCGAGCTCGGCTCATTAAAGCTCgaaaaaataaataatttctgaatatttttaattatatttacaCCACTTAATTTATATACATATACGGATATACACATACACAGAGAGATAACGAGAGATGATGGTGTTTATAATCAAATTAAAACTAAATCTGGAACACAATCAAATCAAACAGTTATCTTCAAATACCCACTTAAATAATCTTCGATCCTTGATAAAACCCCAAAGAATTATCTTCAAATACCCACTTACATATCCTTCAATTCTTGATAAAACCCCAAATCTGAAGCTGCACTTTGTTGATAAAATCCTGATATAGAATCCGCAGTTTATTGACATGATTCTCTATATTGCATTTAAGTTAcaacataataaatatttagGCATAATTGAGATTTAGGCGGGGAAGAAAGAAGGAGAGATGAATGAGAATGAGAACATAGAACAGAACAGAGAGCACGCGAATTGGTAATACATGTTTAGGCTTTTGGATGACACTCCGTTGGGCTTATATTAAATAAGTTGATAACTGGGTTGGGCTTCAATTGGTTTTTATAAAAAATACAGGCTTGAATTGGTTAGGTTTGGCCAACAAGGTTGGTTTTTTTACTTATTTGTTAACGAGCtactcggctcggctcggctcgtatGTGTTCGCGAACAAGCTCCAGTTTGGCTCGTtagttaacgagctcgagctcgaacaccCTTTTATGTTCGGTAAaaaagctcggctcggctcggttcgtcaGAGAAAAAATGAAAGCTCGGCTCGTTTATACTAAAACTCGACTCGGCTTGGTTCGTGAACAACCTAGTTTTGCTAATTTTTATTTTCCGCAGGGCCTGGGCTCAAATAAATTGACTTACGTTTTTATTTTTTGTGTCGGtcgaattaattaatcaattataattaattgaCCACTGACCTACCGACCTAATTAATTAACGcgttttaattaattatgataaTTATGTAGCGCACAAGTTTTTCCTCCCTAGCTATATAAACACCTTTAGGGTGTTAGGGTTAAATACACAAATATACAGCCGTTCCTAAACATCTACCCTCTAACCCGTGATAATTTCTTGCTCGCTTTCAAGCTCGCTGAGAGTGCCGATCTTCGGCGTCGCCACTGCAATCCGTTTTATCCTGAAAGGTTTTTTACTCGCACAATACGGTGTGGGCTAATAAGTTTTAAGGAGACATTTTCGCACTGGACTCGGGTTTTTATATCCTTCACCATACGCTTCCTATTTCCGTTCTTTTTCTGTCATTTGATTATCTGTTTTGCACGCACACACCTATACGTATATTTCTTTTTACACAGATTGCTGTTAACAAGTATCTCAGGAAGGATTACGGCTGAGGCACTTAAAGTATTGTTCTTTGTGATTTTCTCTTTAAAATTttgggttaaatatcaagtagCTCACTTACTGCGtccaaatgtatcaagtgagtcactggttacaaaactgactcaaatcattcactcatttaaaaatttatatcaaaaatatcactctatcgttagtcgaaattcttaaaaatattatatattgagtttgacacattttttatgaatgatattacatccaaatgaagAAATCTGagttctagtattttagataatatttttaaatatttttaaatttttttaatgtaTGTCTGAAATGCGTGATATCTGAACTTAGATCTCAAGAGGAACGTACCCGTTGTCATCCAGGTCACAATCACATGTTAAACGTTGTCCAAAGCCCAGCTTTGTTCCTTTGTCATGCTTGTAACACTACAGCTACAGACTTGTCGTATATTTGTACCACATGTTGTTTCTGGATACACAAGAGTTGTGCCAATGCTCCCATCACTTACCAAAGTAAATTCCACAAAGAACACGCCCTCGTCTTGGACTACTCTCTTCCCCAAGTATATCGTGAATATCGCTGCTTCTGCGGCATATGCGGTAAACTTATAAATTATACCTACTGGGTTTATCATTGTGCAAATTGCAGATTTTTTGCTCACGTGAAATGTGCTTCATCAACTGAGACGTTGAGGTTGATGTTGGGTTTATTATTTCTTATATCTTTGATATTGATTACTTATTAAATATGTATAGTTTACCAATATTGTTGGTTTACTAGGAATTATTGTGACTGagttttgttctttcttttgAAATATAGTGAAAGTGACGATGATGAAGTAGATAGCGGAGAGTCCAATTTGATGCACTTCCCAGCGCATGATGAAGCATCACTACATGAAATGATGCAGCAATGTATCACTACATGAAATGATCCACGAACACCAGCTGGCACTTGGAAACAAGAATGCAAAAACTTTGGCCCCTTACTTGAACCGAAAATTAGAAGATACTGAATTGCTAATTTGCGATGGGTGCGCTAAGCCAATCTCCTTGGTTGATGAAATATTCTATGAATGCAAATCATGCAATTTTTTTCTCCACAGATCATGCGCCCTGTTTCCAGAAAAGACGGAGCATCATCTAGCAGGCAAGCTGGATGAAAGAGTACTAGCACGAGCTGTCCATTTACTAGATTTTAAAAAATGCCAAGGTTGCAACATGTTTGGAAATGGGATTTTCTTGTGGAATGAAACAGCCTGTTTTGATATTGGTTGTGCTTCATTACCCAAAAAAATTAAACACGAAGCTCATCGCCACCCTCTTAACCAATTAAAGTCTCCAGGTGATGATTATTATTGCAAAGCATGTGCGAATGACTTTGAAGAAGGCACAGACTGTATCATATATGGATGTGAAAAATGTGAATTCTACGTACATACAAAGTGTGCGATAAGGCTGACACACCTGGTGAAACATAGATTGGATACACATCCCCTCTACTTGATTCTGTCTTCCAAGAATGTAGCTGATCATCCTCACGAGTACGAATGTGAATTTTGCTCCAAACAGATTTATCCAGGCGGTTGGTTTTATCACTGCAATACTTGTGACCTATCATTTCATAATCACTGTATTGATCCATATGATTGGCTCTCCAATCTGAAGCTTGGCGCCACTAACATTTATAGCGATGCACATCCTCACGGCCTCACATTGATTTTGAATAAAAGAAGCTAAGTTGCAAGGAATGTGGTGGAGATGTAACTGGGAAGCCAGTTCTGGAATGTTCATCATGCAAATATAAAGTGCATCCGATATTGTTTCCTTTTAAATTTGTTTATCTTTATAGATTATTTATGAAATTCAGAATTTCAACATTAACAATAGCAGTCATCTTAGTTCAGCAATCAAGAATAAAGAGCCACTAACAGATTCTCTGAGTACTAAACCAGTAGTGCGTTTTGCAGGCTGGCTGTACTAACAGTGATATGGCCATGATAATTTCTTGAATCTATTTCTGGTAAACAAGAACAGTGCATAAGTGAAACAAAAGTGTTAAAATCAGATTATATTCACATATATGCAGGTGTGCATATGCTCAATTTGTATTTTACAAATTATTCCAAGTCACTAGCTTCCGAGCTATCTAGTACCTCCTAGTTGCAACATGAAGATTGGTCCAACTTTATCTGCCATGGCTCCGAACAAGTGATGAAGGTGACCGATAATTGGCCATTCCACAACAGGTTCCGGGGGGAGCTGAGTCGTTCTTCTTGCTTCTGGCATAGGTACTGATGACCCTGCATAAGAAAGTAACGACAATAATTAGGCCACACGGTACTACAAATTGAGGTTGAATGCTAAGTTCCATTTCATAATGTCACAGTAATTTATTCTTCTGCTAGACTCAAACCTTTTTCTTATTAATCTGTATCATGCTAATATGCAAGCGCAGCTAATTACAGCATTCATGATGATTAGTTTAGGTCGTGTTCATCTTTGGTGCTTTCGAGAGTTCTCTACTGTCCAATTCTGACTAATTTTTGGAACAATATCAAACGAAATGTCAACTTCAATAGGCAAGGGTTGAGCCAACTGCATACTGTATAAAATGCCATGTACTTAGAAAGTAAGA
This sequence is a window from Apium graveolens cultivar Ventura chromosome 9, ASM990537v1, whole genome shotgun sequence. Protein-coding genes within it:
- the LOC141686498 gene encoding protein VACUOLELESS GAMETOPHYTES-like, with the protein product MIHEHQLALGNKNAKTLAPYLNRKLEDTELLICDGCAKPISLVDEIFYECKSCNFFLHRSCALFPEKTEHHLAGKLDERVLARAVHLLDFKKCQGCNMFGNGIFLWNETACFDIGCASLPKKIKHEAHRHPLNQLKSPGDDYYCKACANDFEEGTDCIIYGCEKCEFYVHTKCAIRLTHLVKHRLDTHPLYLILSSKNVADHPHEYECEFCSKQIYPGGWFYHCNTCDLSFHNHCIDPYDWLSNLKLGATNIYSDAHPHGLTLILNKRS